A stretch of the Lolium perenne isolate Kyuss_39 chromosome 3, Kyuss_2.0, whole genome shotgun sequence genome encodes the following:
- the LOC127339196 gene encoding aspartic proteinase nepenthesin-1 has product MPAARGAPFPASFRRGGGARQQRATDHVNQQGFLITDTFSFGTSQVPDVVFGCSIDIMEKDLAGASGFAGFSRGALSLVSQLDISSFTYFIAPLDEPAGESFVSWSWGADDGLDNAGAQMSTAGGSTPLQAAKENQNPDLYYVKLTGVMVDGQLLTSIPAGTFDVQADGSGGVFLSTTLHVTYLEVAGYRALRRELVSRFRSEGMAPVNVAGDLGHLCFLTEDFTSAKVPRIALVFDGDAAMELNVENYFLAVTGGQTCLTILPSRFGSVLGVLLQTGRNMTYDIHGGQLKFQATTAMVSAGAPAPKPVSLMITATLLVLLLFGPRSPF; this is encoded by the exons ATGCCGGCGGCGCGAGGCGCGCCCTTCCCTGCATCATTCCGGCGCGGTGGCGGCGCTCGCCAGCAGCGTGCGACGGACCAT GTCAACCAACAGGGCTTCCTCATCACCGACACGTTCAGCTTCGGGACGAGCCAAGTCCCCGACGTGGTGTTCGGCTGCAGCATCGACATCATGGAGAAGGACCTCGCCGGCGCCTCTGGCTTCGCCGGCTTCAGCAGGGGGGCCCTCTCCCTCGTGTCGCAGCTGGACATCTCCAGCTTCACCTACTTCATCGCGCCTCTCGACGAACCAGCCGGCGAGAGCTTCGTTAGCTGGAGCTGGGGCGCCGACGACGGCCTCGACAACGCCGGCGCGCAGATGAGTACTGCAGGGGGCAGCACGCCCCTGCAGGCGGCCAAAGAGAACCAGAACCCCGACTTGTACTACGTGAAGCTTACCGGCGTGATGGTTGATGGCCAGCTCCTGACGTCCATCCCGGCGGGGACCTTCGACGTCCAGGCGGACGGCTCCGGCGGGGTGTTCCTCAGCACCACGCTGCATGTCACCTACCTCGAGGTGGCAGGATACAGAGCCTTAAGGAGGGAGCTTGTGAGCAGGTTCCGGTCGGAGGGCATGGCGCCGGTGAACGTCGCCGGCGACCTCGGCCACCTGTGCTTCCTCACCGAGGACTTCACCAGCGCCAAGGTTCCCAGGATCGCGCTTGTGTTCGACGGCGACGCTGCGATGGAGCTCAATGTGGAGAACTACTTCTTGGCTGTCACCGGCGGGCAGACGTGCCTCACCATACTGCCGTCAAGATTTGGGTCTGTACTAGGCGTCCTGCTTCAGACGGGCAGGAACATGACCTACGACATCCACGGCGGGCAGCTGAAGTTCCAGGCAACGACGGCCATGGTCTCGGCGGGTGCTCCGGCGCCGAAGCCGGTGTCGCTCATGATAACGGCCACTCTACTAGTGCTATTATTGTTCGGCCCAAGAAGCCCTTTCTAA
- the LOC139837808 gene encoding aspartyl protease 37-like codes for MTASLVILLLLPLAQATVSSAVIPANPKTIKFMAKDMRAFIKESAKNYMEQNAEQGGSGALVFDLSMGTSPQTLPVVMDITSELVWAQCVPCATCTRLTPPGTPTFLPNNSDSVDRVHCASKTCGLMIPGDHGCDHDSDLCRYAADFYGAANTSGLLDLIPQQ; via the coding sequence ATGACAGCCTCACttgttattcttcttcttctacctctggctcaGGCGACCGTGTCCTCGGCTGTCATCCCAGCGAATCCAAAGACCATTAAGTTCATGGCCAAAGACATGCGTGCATTCATCAAGGAGTCCGCCAAGAATTACATGGAACAGAACGCGGAGCAGGGCGGCTCCGGCGCCCTAGTCTTCGACCTCTCCATGGGGACCTCGCCGCAGACCCTCCCCGTGGTCATGGACATCACCAGCGAGCTCGTCTGGGCGCAGTGCGTGCCCTGCGCCACGTGCACCAGGCTGACGCCGCCCGGGACGCCAACTTTCCTTCCCAACAACTCCGACTCCGTCGACAGGGTCCACTGCGCTTCCAAGACCTGCGGGCTTATGATCCCCGGTGACCACGGCTGCGACCATGACAGCGACCTGTGCAGGTACGCTGCGGACTTCTACGGCGCCGCCAACACGTCGGGCTTGTTAGACCTAATACCTCAGCAGTGA